A window of Mus pahari chromosome 7, PAHARI_EIJ_v1.1, whole genome shotgun sequence contains these coding sequences:
- the Rtl1 gene encoding retrotransposon-like protein 1, which yields MIEPSEDSFETMMELKNPSSKQMESSEGSSNTVEETPGSSGVDAQVGSDSGPAQEEKEPPSGPLKEMQELPTDLLQEVEEPSNGPNQEMQELPTDLLQEVEEPSKSSDISNQEGSDPLSEASDYSMDETINSFGTQSDQDDTDLGDDEEEEEEDGEEEGQPMNSPEEVVARMGNVISMFLRMQDLKEQQRVAERLMMQAINEGRLPSLRPFSGDRRDYHEFVVLCQMTMQNYPSMLYNDELRVKFVIRHLTDLALEWANDLVEQNSPVINNFSAFLEAMSEKFEYRQTLRVAEDAMFNIRQGNRCAADYINEFQGLIPTLGWPDEVLQAHLCQGLNEEIRHYLFRIPQPDSLDNLIVLVLQLEEKLAERRALLRLPPESRPRSVAWMDAPAPEKWRVSSWLPNEFHPDIDRDHLFLLLLVRVDPYHSVAVRALVDSGAEGNYMDERFAQEHYVELYEKPYPQIIQGVDGAPIGNEPVWLCTEPLVCVHQKHYEYIEFDILPSPNFSIVLGMKWLRTHAPEVDWVRGRCTFHSPYCLRNCFTPPPPCIALEKYSISLLPGLPHTYSDLADVFNPREADDETSDQPSSDGSDDLSESEPSELQQAGDSDQSGVFYESGDRETLEPVSARMQEKARQQEKAREQEEYWILYDMLTDRQDYTQMVPELFDQLHGAAWFTKLELLGIKEGEMRHTVTHTEDTWRASFGFGIHQMRCYRPFTMNSYSDEGNNIVHFILKDILGLFVICHGREVLVYSMSQEEHSQHVRQVLVRFRYHNIYCSLDKTQFHRQSAEILGFNICPKGVKLNKNLMKLIVGCPVPGSRRCLQSVIDLVYPYRHFVENFAVIAAPLVRQLLSSEPYYWGEEEQQALESLKRAFRKSPVLHHPKPQNPFYLETDVTGSFLSASLVQTDYETGKKSTCAFYSRALSTMEVEYPRVEMRILPIRAAFMVWCRYLENTEEPIMILLNTEDLASLNNDRLTVLLPGHWVFFFSHFNFGVMEMPDEGDTQALFRRCWNQRGFRARFLRPLLLMSIREEEEEEPSMVRELLAAIPMDHILNGFLAHFSVAQIRAIVLNFFRGLLYWKSILGVAAVLVMLRARQPLSPLPAPTLEVARPQHRHTLRLILDSTLIASSGMATAIAQLLSQMPPLVGANTLPARELAELFLGPRCWHRNALHSQPPRGMRFTPGFWLTLCEFFGIRVNPEDDVFPDPYQHRYLELHVVGDEDVVLREALQDDLQRYRQCGLHDGLQDTSQDAQDNDVQEDLLGDQEAVTFRPRNLLDPEVLDFLNNRLLYTLGTDGRLTLLSRDQVAQALTRFLAMASRMALPSRARELARLEELSDSDDELD from the exons ATGATAGAACCCTCTGAAGACTCATTTGAGACGATGATGGAGCTTAAGAATCCATCATCAAAACAAATGGAGTCCTCCGAGGGCTCATCCAACACCGTTGAAGAGACACCAGGCAGCAGCGGG GTTGATGCCCAGGTGGGCTCAGACAGTGGCCCAGCCCAGGAAGAAAAGGAGCCACCCAGTGGTCCCCTCAAGGAAATGCAAGAGCTGCCCACTGATCTACTCCAGGAAGTGGAGGAGCCATCCAATGGCCCCAACCAGGAAATGCAAGAGCTGCCCACTGATCTACTCCAGGAAGTGGAGGAGCCATCCA AGTCAAGTGATATTTCAAACCAGGAAGGGTCAGATCCACTCAGTGAGGCATCCGATTATAGCATGGATGAAACAATCAACTCATTTGGGACCCAGTCAGATCAAGATGATACTGACCTGGGagatgatgaggaagaggaagaggaagatggtgaAGAGGAAGGTCAGCCCATGAACTCTCCAGAAGAAGTCGTGGCCAGGATGGGGAACGTCATCTCCATGTTCCTCCGGATGCAAGACCTAAAAGAACAACAGAGGGTGGCAGAAAGGCTCATGATGCAAGCCATCAATGAAGGTCGCCTGCCCTCCCTCAGGCCCTTCTCTGGAGATCGCAGAGACTACCACGAGTTCGTAGTGCTCTGCCAGATGACAATGCAAAACTACCCAAGTATGTTATACAATGATGAGCTGCGGGTGAAATTCGTAATCCGCCACCTGACTGACCTAGCCTTGGAATGGGCCAACGACCTGGTAGAGCAGAACAGCCCCGTGATAAACaacttctcagccttcctggagGCCATGTCAGAAAAGTTTGAGTATCGGCAGACACTGCGTGTGGCGGAAGACGCCATGTTCAACATCAGGCAGGGGAATCGCTGTGCCGCCGATTACATCAATGAGTTCCAGGGTCTGATACCCACCTTAGGCTGGCCAGATGAAGTCCTGCAGGCCCACCTGTGCCAGGGGCTCAACGAAGAGATCAGGCATTATCTGTTCCGAATCCCTCAGCCGGATTCCCTGGACAACCTGATAGTGCTTGTCCTGCAACTTGAAGAAAAGCTGGCAGAGCGGAGAGCATTACTCAGGCTGCCACCTGAGTCGCGCCCAAGAAGCGTAGCCTGGATGGATGCACCTGCCCCAGAGAAGTGGAGGGTAAGCAGCTGGCTGCCCAATGAGTTCCACCCAGACATTGATCGTGATCATCTCTTCTTGCTGCTCTTGGTGAGAGTGGATCCCTACCACAGTGTCGCAGTGCGGGCCCTGGTGGACTCAGGAGCAGAAGGGAACTACATGGATGAGAGGTTTGCCCAGGAACACTATGTGGAACTCTATGAGAAGCCTTATCCACAGATAATCCAAGGTGTGGATGGCGCCCCGATTGGCAATGAACCCGTCTGGCTGTGCACCGAGCCCCTGGTGTGTGTCCACCAGAAGCACTATGAGTACATTGAATTTGACATCTTACCTTCGCCCAACTTCTCCATCGTCTTAGGCATGAAGTGGCTCCGAACCCATGCCCCTGAAGTTGACTGGGTCAGAGGCCGGTGTACCTTCcactctccctactgtctgaGGAATTGCTTCACCCCACCTCCACCATGCATCGCACTAGAGAAATACAGTATAAGCCTACTGCCCGGATtgccacacacatactcagacctGGCCGACGTGTTCAACCCGAGGGAGGCAGATGATGAGACTTCCGACCAGCCAAGCTCAGACGGATCCGATGATCTTTCTGAATCAGAGCCCTCTGAGCTTCAGCAGGCTGGAGACAGTGATCAAAGCGGCGTCTTTTACGAGTCTGGGGACCGAGAGACTTTGGAACCTGTGAGCGCCAGGATGCAAGAAAAAGCCAGGCAGCAAGAGAAAGCCAGGGAGCAAGAGGAATACTGGATACTGTATGACATGCTGACTGACAGACAAGACTACACGCAGATGGTACCAGAGCTGTTCGACCAGTTACATGGAGCGGCATGGTTCACAAAACTGGAGCTGCTTGGGATTAAGGAAGGTGAGATGAggcacactgtcacacacacagaagacactTGGAGAGCATCGTTCGGTTTCGGCATTCACCAGATGAGATGCTACCGGCCCTTCACAATGAACTCATACTCTGACGAAGGGAACAACATTGTTCACTTCATCCTAAAAGACATCCTAGGCTTGTTTGTGATTTGCCATGGCAGAGAGGTCCTGGTCTACTCAATGAGCCAGGAGGAACACTCTCAGCATGTCCGCCAAGTCCTGGTCCGCTTTCGGTATCACAACATCTACTGTTCACTGGACAAAACTCAGTTCCATCGCCAGAGCGCAGAAATCTTGGGCTTCAACATATGCCCCAAAGGGGTGAAACTGAACAAGAACCTCATGAAGCTCATCGTGGGGTGCCCTGTCCCTGGCAGCAGGAGGTGTCTTCAGAGTGTGATTGACCTCGTCTATCCCTATCGCCACTTCGTGGAGAACTTCGCTGTCATCGCAGCACCCCTAGTGAGACAACTGCTGAGCTCAGAGCCCTACTACTGGGGAGAAGAGGAGCAGCAGGCCTTGGAATCCCTGAAGAGGGCTTTCCGCAAGTCACCCGTTCTCCACCACCCTAAACCTCAGAACCCATTCTACTTGGAAACAGACGTCACTGGGTCAttcctgtctgcctccctggTCCAAACCGACTACGAAACTGGCAAGAAATCAACCTGTGCTTTCTATTCCAGAGCCCTGTCTACGATGGAGGTGGAGTACCCTCGAGTAGAGATGAGGATCCTTCCAATCCGGGCTGCCTTCATGGTGTGGTGCCGCTACCTGGAGAACACCGAGGAGCCCATCATGATCCTTCTCAACACAGAGGATCTAGCCTCTCTGAATAATGACAGGCTCACCGTACTTCTCCCCGGGCATTGGGTCTTCTTCTTCTCACACTTCAATTTTGGTGTTATGGAGATGCCAGATGAAGGTGACACACAAGCACTCTTCCGCAGATGTTGGAACCAGAGAGGCTTCAGAGCAAGGTTTCTGCGCCCACTGCTGCTTATGTCCATTAGG gaggaggaggaggaggagcccagCATGGTGAGGGAGTTACTGGCTGCCATCCCGATGGACCATATCCTCAATGGCTTCCTGGCTCACTTCAGTGTGGCCCAGATCCGGGCCATTGTCCTAAACTTCTTCCGTGGCCTGCTCTACTGGAAGAGTATCCTGGGTGTGGCAGCTGTCCTGGTGATGTTGAGAGCAAGGCAGCCCCTCTCCCCACTGCCTGCCCCTACTTTGGAAGTGGCCAGGCCTCAGCACCGGCACACACTCCGACTCATCCTGGACTCGACCCTCATTGCGAGTAGTGGCATGGCCACAGCCATCGCTCAGTTGCTCAGCCAGATGCCCCCTCTAGTGGGTGCCAACACCCTCCCAGCTCGAGAGCTGGCTGAGCTTTTCCTGGGCCCGAGGTGCTGGCATCGGAATGCTCTGCATTCCCAGCCTCCACGGGGGATGCGATTCACCCCTGGGTTCTGGTtgaccctgtgtgagttcttcgGGATCAGAGTCAACCCTGAGGATGACGTCTTTCCTGACCCATACCAGCACCGGTACTTGGAACTGCACGTCGTTGGGGATGAAGATGTCGTCTTGCGAGAAGCCCTGCAAGACGACCTGCAACGTTACCGTCAGTGTGGCCTGCATGACGGCCTGCAAGACACCTCGCAGGACGCGCAGGACAACGACGTGCAAGAGGACCTGCTTGGCGACCAAGAAGCGGTCACCTTCCGACCACGAAATCTGTTGGACCCAGAGGTCCTAGATTTCCTCAACAACCGGCTACTCTACACCCTGGGCACCGACGGCCGTCTCACGCTGCTTAGCAGAGATCAGGTGGCCCAGGCCCTCACACGATTCCTGGCCATGGCCTCCAGAATGGCGCTGCCTTCCCGAGCCAGGGAACTAGCAAGGCTAGAAGAGCTATCAGACTCAGATGATGAACTTGACTGA